A single window of Flavobacteriales bacterium DNA harbors:
- a CDS encoding UDP-2,3-diacylglucosamine diphosphatase codes for MPETGNIFFISDLHLGVPDHAGSLEREKKVVAWLDAIKSNCKTLYLLGDVFDFWFEYKTAVPRGFVRLLGKLAELRDAGTQIHFFTGNHDMWAFDYLEKEIGVIIHRHPVQVEMGGKKFYLAHGDGIGPGDHKYKMLKKIFASKLCQWLFARLHPNLGIGIAQYFSRRSRLSTEDEVFYGDKEWQVIHSREVLKKEHIDYFIYGHRHLANDIELENGARFINLGDWISLYTYAEFNGSELVLKKFNP; via the coding sequence ATGCCTGAAACCGGAAACATATTCTTCATCTCCGATCTGCACCTGGGTGTACCCGACCATGCCGGAAGCCTTGAGCGGGAAAAGAAAGTGGTGGCCTGGCTGGATGCGATCAAGTCCAACTGTAAAACATTGTACCTTCTCGGAGACGTGTTCGATTTTTGGTTCGAATACAAAACGGCGGTACCCAGGGGTTTTGTGAGATTGCTGGGCAAGCTGGCCGAGCTTCGTGATGCAGGAACACAAATCCACTTCTTCACCGGCAACCATGACATGTGGGCATTCGACTACCTGGAGAAAGAAATCGGCGTGATCATTCATCGGCATCCGGTTCAGGTGGAAATGGGCGGAAAGAAATTTTACCTGGCCCATGGCGACGGTATTGGCCCCGGAGATCACAAGTACAAAATGCTGAAGAAAATCTTCGCCAGCAAACTTTGTCAATGGTTGTTTGCACGCCTGCACCCGAACCTGGGCATCGGCATCGCCCAATATTTTTCACGCCGGAGCCGGCTGTCGACTGAAGACGAGGTGTTTTATGGCGACAAAGAATGGCAGGTCATTCATTCCAGGGAGGTGCTCAAAAAGGAACACATCGATTACTTCATATACGGGCACAGGCACCTGGCAAACGATATCGAACTGGAAAATGGCGCCAGGTTCATCAACCTGGGCGACTGGATCTCGCTTTACACCTATGCCGAGTTTAACGGCAGCGAGTTGGTGTTGAAGAAATTCAATCCCTGA
- the gap gene encoding type I glyceraldehyde-3-phosphate dehydrogenase: MASMIRIGINGFGRIGRTLARVVNNRPDMEIVAINDLADAATLAHLLKYDSVHRAFPGTVETSGDQLVINGVQVSMSAVKDPKDIPWKSAGVDVVIESTGHFRTLEAASGHLTAGASRVIISAPPQSADVKTVVLGVNDHILDANEPVISNASCTTNCAAPMVKVLDEKWGIESGYITTVHSYTTDQRLHDAPHADLRRARAAAYSIVPTTTGAAKAITRIFTHLEGKMGGCGIRVPVPDGSLTDLTCILSRAPESIEEVNDAFLSASEGTLAGILAFNPDPIVSIDIVGNPYSCIFDPGLTSVMGSMVKVVGWYDNEMGYSNRLADLIARVAV, from the coding sequence ATGGCTAGCATGATTCGAATTGGTATCAATGGTTTCGGAAGGATAGGACGTACCCTGGCGCGGGTCGTGAACAACAGGCCCGATATGGAGATCGTGGCAATCAACGACCTGGCGGATGCGGCTACGCTCGCTCATCTGCTGAAGTATGATTCGGTTCACCGGGCGTTCCCCGGTACCGTTGAAACCTCCGGCGATCAGCTGGTGATCAACGGTGTTCAGGTATCTATGTCGGCGGTCAAAGATCCGAAAGACATCCCATGGAAATCAGCAGGGGTGGATGTGGTGATCGAATCCACCGGTCATTTCCGCACCCTTGAAGCCGCTTCCGGGCACCTGACCGCCGGGGCTTCACGTGTGATCATTTCCGCACCTCCCCAAAGTGCCGATGTGAAAACAGTGGTGTTGGGGGTGAATGATCACATCCTTGACGCCAATGAGCCGGTGATCTCCAATGCTTCCTGTACCACCAACTGCGCCGCACCCATGGTGAAAGTACTGGACGAGAAATGGGGCATCGAATCCGGTTACATCACAACCGTGCACTCGTATACCACCGATCAGCGCCTGCATGATGCGCCCCACGCCGATTTGCGTCGGGCACGCGCAGCAGCATATTCCATTGTGCCTACCACAACGGGTGCAGCAAAAGCCATCACGCGCATCTTCACCCACCTTGAAGGTAAAATGGGTGGGTGTGGCATTCGGGTGCCGGTTCCTGATGGCTCGCTCACCGATCTCACGTGTATTCTGTCACGGGCGCCTGAAAGCATCGAGGAAGTGAATGACGCATTTCTGTCGGCGTCGGAAGGTACGTTGGCAGGGATCCTGGCCTTCAATCCCGACCCCATCGTTTCTATTGATATCGTGGGTAATCCTTATTCATGCATTTTCGATCCCGGACTCACATCCGTGATGGGCAGCATGGTGAAAGTGGTGGGATGGTATGACAATGAGATGGGCTATTCCAATCGCCTGGCTGACCTGATCGCGCGCGTGGCGGTGTGA
- a CDS encoding T9SS type A sorting domain-containing protein, whose translation MKSKALFSFAALAMIGGGLAWVNVQSHDGARQYIPRSEQHLRSDIHGALEHYRILRGNPATGQFDNQAMLRARQEVQAFSSLQKTNSLDLQWEELGPDNVGGRTRAILVDKNNSSKVYAGSVSGGLWYSTSGGGSWQQHPDVATNLAVASIIQAANGDIYVGTGEGMYYNSGQGTGGIVGGGVYKSTDGGSSFTLISSTVPAPNSNSVDWASVNRLAADPSNSNRIYAATNRGLRVTDDGGTNWFNPIYIGSSTTADTKSSSDVEVTSDGTVFAVVGGIVHKSTSGNDNTFTNLMTSGSGLPTGIGRIELAVAPSDPNYVYAAAGTSSGVLYNVYRSTDKGNTFNSIVIDNNGSVGSNDFFEPYNGQAGYDNALAVFPNDKNKVILGGVELWTWEEGTGWVQIGSEFKSPYNPYYVHADKHEFRFDPNNGSTLYIGCDGGIFKSTDGASTFKAMNKGYSVTQYYSVAYQLSGEHVAGGAQDNGTTLINTQTLIPGLNSLKSGADLYGGDGVYTDFAASLPNAMFAGSQYGNVTRSAAATKGGAFASFYETRMTALGTPGTNGYGPFVSIFRIWEGFWGDPTVPGNKYDDCFAVALGIRDATKGTGGGIWITRDALNFSTTPSWYNIATIDGGDVLSMEFTDDGDHLFVGTSFGSLYRIDSIGQARTFDRGDVSGDSLKVVSKVVKTFSQPVTGIGINHGDGNHVVVTLGGYGSTNPYIYESTNALTTASFTSIQGNLPKMPVYDAAIDRFNSNRIIIGTDYGVYSTDDGGASWTEQNNDLGRVPVFMVRMQDRDQSGAFSSRVYIATHGRGAWRSSTLTSVPKLEQVNVSDLQLFPNPMREGVGNIRFTLDEPALVQVAVYDLAGHVVWKRDAAHVRAGEHQITFQGQELSAGAYLVNLQVNGQQHSSKLLVTK comes from the coding sequence ATGAAGTCAAAAGCATTATTCAGCTTTGCAGCGCTGGCCATGATAGGTGGAGGCCTGGCTTGGGTTAACGTGCAATCGCATGACGGAGCACGTCAGTATATCCCAAGAAGTGAGCAACATCTTCGGAGCGACATCCACGGTGCCCTCGAACACTATCGCATCCTTCGCGGTAACCCAGCAACCGGACAGTTTGATAACCAGGCCATGCTCAGGGCCAGGCAGGAAGTGCAGGCTTTCTCTTCGTTGCAGAAAACCAATTCACTTGACTTGCAATGGGAAGAACTTGGGCCTGACAACGTCGGTGGACGTACGCGTGCCATCCTGGTTGATAAGAACAACAGCAGCAAAGTTTATGCGGGTTCCGTGAGCGGCGGTTTGTGGTATTCCACTTCCGGTGGCGGTTCATGGCAACAACACCCAGATGTGGCCACCAACCTGGCTGTGGCTTCCATTATACAGGCTGCCAATGGCGACATATATGTGGGTACCGGAGAAGGCATGTATTATAATTCCGGACAAGGAACCGGCGGTATTGTCGGCGGTGGTGTTTATAAATCCACCGACGGCGGCTCATCCTTTACATTGATCAGTTCCACCGTTCCGGCTCCCAACAGCAACAGCGTTGATTGGGCATCTGTGAACCGTCTTGCTGCTGACCCCAGCAATTCCAACCGCATCTATGCCGCTACCAACCGCGGTCTTCGCGTAACCGACGATGGTGGTACCAACTGGTTCAACCCCATCTATATCGGTAGTTCCACCACCGCCGATACCAAATCCTCATCCGATGTGGAAGTGACTTCCGATGGAACCGTGTTCGCCGTGGTAGGAGGTATTGTTCACAAATCTACCAGCGGAAACGACAACACATTTACCAACCTGATGACAAGCGGTTCGGGTTTGCCCACCGGTATCGGACGCATCGAGCTGGCAGTGGCCCCATCAGATCCCAATTATGTATATGCTGCTGCAGGGACCTCTTCCGGTGTGTTGTACAATGTCTATCGCTCCACCGATAAAGGAAATACCTTCAATTCCATCGTGATCGACAACAACGGCAGCGTAGGTAGCAATGATTTCTTCGAGCCTTATAACGGACAGGCAGGTTACGACAACGCCCTGGCCGTATTCCCCAATGATAAGAACAAGGTGATCCTTGGCGGGGTTGAGTTATGGACATGGGAAGAAGGCACCGGATGGGTGCAGATAGGCAGCGAATTCAAAAGCCCTTACAACCCGTATTACGTACACGCAGATAAGCACGAATTCCGTTTTGATCCCAACAACGGCAGCACCCTGTACATCGGTTGCGATGGCGGTATCTTCAAATCCACCGACGGAGCCTCCACTTTCAAGGCGATGAACAAGGGATATTCCGTTACCCAATACTATTCGGTTGCATACCAACTCTCCGGAGAGCACGTAGCCGGTGGTGCGCAGGATAACGGTACCACGCTGATAAATACCCAAACCCTGATCCCCGGACTGAACAGCCTGAAGTCCGGTGCGGATTTGTACGGTGGTGATGGTGTGTATACAGATTTTGCAGCCAGCTTGCCGAATGCCATGTTTGCCGGTTCTCAATACGGAAATGTGACTCGTTCCGCAGCCGCCACCAAAGGGGGTGCATTCGCCAGCTTCTACGAAACACGAATGACCGCCTTGGGAACACCAGGTACCAATGGCTATGGCCCGTTTGTTTCTATTTTCCGCATTTGGGAAGGATTCTGGGGTGATCCCACTGTTCCTGGTAATAAGTATGATGATTGCTTCGCCGTGGCCCTCGGCATCCGGGATGCTACGAAAGGTACCGGAGGCGGTATCTGGATCACACGCGATGCACTTAACTTCTCAACCACACCTAGTTGGTACAACATCGCCACCATTGATGGGGGAGATGTGCTGAGCATGGAGTTCACCGATGATGGCGATCACCTCTTCGTAGGTACTTCCTTCGGTTCGTTGTATCGCATTGATAGCATCGGGCAAGCCCGTACTTTCGACCGTGGTGATGTGTCCGGAGATTCTCTCAAGGTGGTATCCAAGGTGGTTAAAACCTTCTCCCAGCCCGTAACAGGTATCGGTATCAACCACGGAGATGGCAACCACGTGGTGGTGACACTGGGTGGCTACGGGTCAACCAACCCTTACATTTATGAGTCCACCAATGCATTGACAACGGCATCCTTCACTTCCATTCAGGGTAACCTGCCCAAGATGCCGGTGTACGATGCAGCCATCGATCGCTTCAACAGCAACCGCATCATCATCGGTACCGATTACGGTGTATACTCTACCGATGACGGTGGTGCCAGCTGGACCGAACAAAACAATGACCTGGGTCGTGTACCTGTATTCATGGTACGCATGCAGGATCGCGATCAGAGCGGTGCATTCTCTTCCCGTGTGTACATTGCCACACACGGTCGTGGTGCCTGGCGTTCGTCTACACTCACTTCCGTTCCCAAGCTGGAACAGGTGAATGTGAGCGATCTCCAACTGTTCCCCAACCCCATGCGGGAAGGCGTAGGCAACATCCGCTTTACACTGGATGAGCCTGCATTGGTTCAGGTGGCGGTGTATGACCTGGCCGGACATGTTGTATGGAAACGTGATGCCGCACATGTACGCGCAGGCGAACATCAGATCACATTCCAGGGCCAGGAACTGTCGGCTGGTGCTTACCTGGTGAACCTCCAGGTGAATGGCCAGCAGCACTCCAGCAAACTCCTGGTTACAAAATAA
- the lipA gene encoding lipoyl synthase has product MVENGKTPETEVLQENTPRNENQMPRKPSWLRVKLPTGPEYAKVRRLVDEHKLHTICESGNCPNMGECWGAGTATFMILGNVCTRSCGFCAVATGRPGRVDENEPSKIADSVLRMRVKHCVITSVDRDDLPDGGSIIWAETIKKVREVSPGTTMETLIPDFQGKWDNLQRIIDVAPEIVSHNLETVRRLTRQVRIQARYDRSLEVLKRLKDAGMKTKSGVMVGLGESFDEVLETMDDLRAVGCDVLTVGQYLQPTKKHLPIVEFVKPEVFKQYEEEGLKRGFRFVESGPLVRSSYHAEKHIF; this is encoded by the coding sequence ATGGTGGAAAATGGTAAGACCCCGGAGACCGAAGTGCTCCAGGAAAACACCCCGAGAAACGAGAATCAAATGCCCCGCAAGCCTTCCTGGCTTCGGGTGAAACTTCCCACAGGGCCTGAATATGCGAAGGTGCGCAGGTTGGTGGATGAACACAAGCTGCATACCATTTGTGAAAGCGGTAACTGTCCGAACATGGGCGAGTGCTGGGGAGCCGGCACGGCTACCTTTATGATCCTGGGAAATGTATGCACACGGTCCTGCGGGTTTTGTGCGGTTGCCACCGGTCGTCCGGGTCGTGTGGATGAAAATGAGCCTTCAAAAATCGCCGACAGTGTGCTGCGCATGCGAGTAAAGCATTGTGTGATCACCTCTGTCGACCGGGATGATTTGCCCGACGGCGGTTCCATCATCTGGGCGGAGACCATCAAGAAAGTGCGGGAGGTATCTCCGGGTACCACCATGGAAACATTGATCCCCGACTTCCAGGGCAAGTGGGACAATCTACAGCGCATCATTGATGTGGCCCCGGAAATCGTTTCACACAACCTTGAAACCGTCAGGCGGCTCACACGCCAGGTGCGCATCCAGGCACGGTACGACCGAAGCCTTGAAGTATTGAAGCGGTTGAAGGATGCCGGCATGAAAACCAAGTCGGGTGTGATGGTTGGCCTGGGAGAATCTTTTGATGAAGTCCTGGAAACAATGGATGATCTCCGGGCCGTGGGTTGTGATGTGTTGACTGTTGGTCAGTACCTGCAACCGACCAAAAAACATCTCCCCATTGTGGAGTTTGTGAAGCCGGAAGTATTCAAGCAATATGAAGAGGAAGGATTGAAGCGTGGGTTCCGGTTTGTGGAAAGCGGCCCTCTCGTTCGTTCATCCTACCATGCTGAAAAGCATATCTTTTAA